In Campylobacter concisus, a genomic segment contains:
- the infB gene encoding translation initiation factor IF-2 — MSNVRISEIANELGYPSKEIVEKAQELGLKVKTHSNAVSLEEAEAIYEYVQTGVIPDKFKKKKSEPKPKKEPKKEVEKESVKKEEKQKSEPKKATTKTESKSVKAEPKKEAQILEEKQKIEPKKEEIKIEQKQVEAPRPKESLADVTQKRRGLVIVKKKKDYEAPIATKEEKKPEPSIANISDFKSMFSANDENLAKKKKKDKKVVVASKKDSAQKMDLLGGSDFGDIVLEDEDVVVLPDFSFKTPVPAPAQKTKQPNVMRTTVNNTINSFGEGGIQRRARKKHKKPENKQNNEAVTSINIPKEIRVYEFAEKLNKQPSEIIGKLFMLGMMTTKNDFLDEDAIEILADEFNVEVNIIDDQKEFDYVAAYEEEIKDDENLQPRAPVITIMGHVDHGKTSLLDYIRKSRVAAGEAGGITQHVGAYMVNKNGKNITFIDTPGHEAFTAMRARGAGVTDIVIIVVAADDGVKPQTKEAVSHAKAAGVPIIIAINKMDKESANPDLVKTGLAELDIMPTEWGGKYEFVPISAKTGMGIDDLLEIVLLQADLLELKANPKANAKATVIESSLQKGRGPVATIIVENGTLHVGDTVVAGVAYGKIRSLLDDQGKPLQDIKPGECGVIVGLSEIAEAGETLIGVKTDKEAREYAQKKAEYIRQKELSKSTKVSIDELSAKIAEGELKTLPVIIKADVGGSLEALKASLEKLANDEIRVNVIHSGVGGITQSDVALASASEDCIILGFNIRPTGEIKEKAKESGVEIKTYNVIYNLIDDVKAILGGLMSPIIREEQLGQAQVRQVIHVPKVGTIAGCIVTEGTINRGAKIRLIREGVVVYEGLVSSLKRFKDDVKEVAKGYECGVGIENFNDIRENDYIESFKEVKEKATL, encoded by the coding sequence ATGAGCAATGTTAGGATTTCAGAGATCGCAAACGAGCTTGGCTACCCAAGTAAAGAGATAGTAGAAAAAGCTCAAGAGTTAGGATTAAAAGTCAAAACTCACTCAAATGCAGTTAGCCTTGAAGAGGCCGAAGCTATATATGAATATGTTCAAACTGGCGTGATACCAGATAAATTTAAAAAGAAAAAGAGTGAACCTAAACCAAAAAAAGAGCCTAAAAAAGAAGTAGAAAAAGAGTCAGTAAAAAAAGAAGAAAAACAAAAAAGTGAACCTAAAAAAGCTACTACTAAAACTGAGTCAAAGTCAGTAAAAGCTGAGCCTAAGAAAGAGGCACAAATTTTAGAAGAAAAACAAAAAATTGAACCTAAAAAAGAAGAAATAAAAATAGAGCAAAAACAAGTCGAAGCTCCAAGACCAAAAGAGAGCTTGGCTGATGTGACTCAAAAAAGACGTGGCCTTGTGATAGTAAAAAAGAAAAAAGACTATGAAGCGCCAATTGCTACAAAAGAAGAGAAAAAGCCTGAACCAAGCATAGCTAATATAAGCGATTTTAAAAGTATGTTTTCAGCAAATGATGAAAATTTAGCTAAGAAAAAGAAAAAAGATAAAAAAGTAGTTGTTGCAAGTAAAAAGGATAGCGCCCAGAAGATGGATCTGCTTGGTGGAAGTGATTTTGGTGACATTGTGCTAGAAGATGAAGATGTAGTTGTTCTTCCTGATTTTAGTTTTAAAACTCCGGTACCAGCACCTGCTCAAAAGACAAAACAGCCAAATGTTATGAGAACTACAGTCAACAATACGATAAATTCTTTTGGCGAAGGTGGCATTCAAAGAAGAGCTAGAAAAAAACACAAAAAGCCTGAAAATAAACAAAACAATGAAGCTGTGACGTCTATAAATATTCCAAAAGAAATTCGTGTTTATGAATTTGCTGAAAAGCTAAACAAACAGCCAAGCGAGATCATTGGTAAGCTTTTTATGCTTGGTATGATGACAACAAAAAATGACTTTTTGGATGAAGATGCGATAGAAATTTTAGCCGATGAGTTTAATGTAGAGGTTAATATCATTGACGATCAAAAAGAATTTGACTACGTAGCAGCCTATGAAGAAGAGATAAAAGACGATGAAAATCTCCAGCCAAGAGCACCAGTCATAACCATCATGGGTCACGTTGATCATGGTAAAACTTCATTGCTTGATTACATAAGAAAATCACGTGTAGCAGCAGGAGAGGCTGGTGGTATCACTCAGCACGTGGGTGCTTATATGGTAAATAAAAACGGCAAAAATATCACATTTATCGACACTCCAGGTCACGAAGCGTTTACTGCTATGCGTGCAAGGGGAGCTGGTGTAACTGATATAGTTATCATTGTTGTTGCAGCAGATGATGGCGTAAAACCACAAACAAAAGAGGCGGTTAGCCACGCAAAAGCCGCTGGTGTACCAATAATCATCGCGATAAACAAAATGGATAAAGAGTCAGCAAATCCTGATCTAGTAAAGACTGGTCTTGCTGAGCTTGATATCATGCCAACAGAGTGGGGCGGAAAATATGAATTTGTGCCAATCTCTGCAAAAACAGGCATGGGTATAGATGATCTACTTGAGATCGTACTTTTACAAGCTGACCTTTTAGAACTAAAAGCAAATCCAAAGGCAAATGCAAAAGCAACTGTTATCGAGAGCTCACTTCAAAAAGGCCGTGGCCCAGTAGCTACTATTATCGTTGAAAATGGCACGCTTCATGTTGGAGATACTGTCGTTGCTGGTGTCGCATATGGAAAGATAAGAAGCTTGCTTGATGACCAAGGTAAGCCTTTGCAAGATATAAAACCAGGCGAATGTGGTGTGATAGTAGGTCTTAGCGAAATAGCAGAGGCTGGCGAGACGCTAATAGGTGTAAAAACAGATAAAGAGGCTCGTGAATACGCGCAGAAAAAGGCTGAATATATCCGCCAAAAAGAGCTTAGTAAGAGTACAAAAGTTAGTATTGATGAGCTTAGCGCTAAGATTGCTGAGGGTGAGTTAAAGACGCTTCCAGTTATTATTAAAGCTGACGTTGGTGGCTCACTTGAGGCGCTAAAAGCAAGCCTAGAAAAACTAGCAAATGATGAGATCAGGGTAAATGTCATCCACTCTGGTGTTGGCGGCATCACGCAAAGCGACGTAGCACTTGCTAGTGCGAGCGAAGACTGCATAATCCTTGGCTTTAACATAAGACCAACTGGCGAGATAAAAGAAAAGGCAAAAGAGAGTGGCGTTGAAATTAAAACTTACAATGTTATTTATAATCTAATCGACGACGTGAAGGCGATTTTAGGCGGACTAATGTCACCGATCATTAGAGAAGAGCAGCTTGGTCAAGCTCAGGTTCGCCAAGTGATCCATGTGCCAAAAGTCGGTACTATTGCTGGATGTATCGTCACTGAAGGCACGATAAACAGAGGTGCAAAAATTCGTCTTATTAGAGAAGGCGTGGTCGTTTATGAGGGCTTAGTAAGCTCACTAAAACGCTTCAAAGATGACGTCAAAGAGGTTGCTAAAGGTTATGAATGTGGCGTTGGTATCGAAAATTTCAACGACATCAGAGAAAATGATTACATCGAAAGCTTCAAAGAAGTCAAGGAGAAAGCTACTCTATGA
- the rbfA gene encoding 30S ribosome-binding factor RbfA, translating to MNANEIKRMRTESVLKELIPEALATLEDSILKGLCVTDVECKKGRYDAFVYLDKMAFDEREQEYILGHLKRVCRHLQNHCMAAEGWYRCPNFHFKFDDRLEYQNHMDKLFDKISKDLNKNG from the coding sequence ATGAACGCTAACGAAATAAAGCGTATGAGAACAGAGAGTGTGCTAAAAGAGCTCATACCAGAGGCTCTAGCCACTCTTGAAGATAGCATTTTAAAGGGGCTTTGTGTCACTGATGTCGAGTGTAAAAAGGGCAGATACGACGCCTTTGTTTATCTTGATAAGATGGCTTTTGATGAGCGTGAACAAGAGTATATTTTGGGACATTTAAAGCGAGTTTGCAGGCATTTGCAAAACCACTGTATGGCAGCCGAGGGCTGGTATAGATGCCCAAATTTTCACTTTAAATTTGACGATAGATTAGAGTATCAAAACCATATGGATAAGTTGTTTGATAAAATTTCGAAGGATTTAAACAAAAATGGATAA
- the rimP gene encoding ribosome maturation factor RimP yields the protein MDNLDKLVRECGVELYDSEIANENGRAIFRVYITKNGGVSLDDCEKVSRLLSPIFDVTPPVSGDYNLEVSSPGLERKLSKPSHFKASVGELVKVQTEAEKFVGRLVKADDESIAIENEDGIFEINISEIKKAKTYLEW from the coding sequence ATGGATAATTTAGACAAACTAGTGCGTGAATGCGGCGTTGAGCTTTATGACAGCGAGATTGCAAATGAAAATGGCAGGGCTATTTTTAGAGTTTATATCACAAAAAATGGCGGAGTGAGCCTTGATGACTGTGAAAAAGTGAGCCGATTGCTCTCGCCTATCTTTGACGTGACACCGCCAGTTAGCGGGGATTATAACCTCGAAGTTAGCTCGCCTGGTCTTGAAAGAAAGCTTAGTAAGCCTTCACACTTTAAAGCGAGTGTTGGCGAGCTTGTAAAAGTTCAAACCGAGGCTGAGAAATTTGTAGGAAGGCTCGTAAAAGCGGATGATGAGAGCATTGCAATAGAAAATGAAGATGGAATCTTTGAGATCAACATCAGTGAGATAAAAAAAGCAAAAACATATTTGGAGTGGTAA